CCCGCCCGGCAGCGCCCACTGACCGGCGTGGCGGTTGAGCCGGGACGCGCGGCGGCAGAGGAGGAACGCGGCGCCGCCGGCCACGCCGACCATGCGGCCGTCGAGCCGGCGGCCGCGGTGGTCGACGACCGCGCCGGGGACCATCGTCATGTCGATGCGCTCGAGCGGCTCGACGTCGTGGTCCTGCGCGTGGCTGTCGACCAGGACGATCGCGACGGCCGCCGCGCGGCGGTCCTCGAGCGGGAGCTCCACGCGGGGGTGCGCCGCGAGGTTCGTGGCGAGTCGGTCGCGCAGCGCGTCGTCGTAGGGCACGAGGTCGGCGGCCACGTCAGTCCTCCACGTCCTCGTGCGGTGCCGCCGGCTCCAGGTCGATCGACCGCAGCAGGCCCTCGACGCCGCGCTTGAACGTGCGCTTGGCGACGACGGGACCCTCGAGGTAGCCGGCCGTCATCGCGCCGTCGCGGAGCATGAGGAAGTGGCGTGCCGCGTTGCCGGGGAGCGCGTGGCCGGCCTGGGCGAAGCCGCTGCGCACGAGCTCGTAGTACCAGCGCCGGTGCTCGGCGACCACCTGGCGCACCGGGCTGTCGGCGTCCTCGAACTCCGAGGCGGCGTTGATGAAGGCACAGCCGCGGAACCCGGGCCGGGCCAGCTGGGCGGAGACGTCCCGTCCGATCGCCCGGACCAGCTCGGCGCCCGCCAGACCCTCGGTGGAGGCCGTCGCCTGCCCGACGACCGCGTCGTGCACGCCCCGCAGGTACGCGACGACGAGGTCCTGCTTGCTGGGGAAGTGCCGGTAGAAGGTCGCCAGGGTCACCTTGCTCGCGGCCACGATCCGGTCGACGCCGACGCTCGTGATCCCCTCGCCGTAGAAGAGCTCCGACGCGGTGGCGAGCAGCCGCTCGCGGGCCTCGGAGCGCCGCGGGCGGGGCTGAGCGGCGGCAGGCATGGACCAGACTGTAGAGAGAACGATGGTTCTTGACAACGGACCGGGGTGCGTGCTTCTCTCCTGACACCGCAAGAGAGAACCATCGTTCTACCGAGAGAGGAACCATGTCCGCCACCGTCGCTCCCCACCGCCTCGCGGCCGAGGCCCCGTCCGCACGGCGCATCGCCGTCGTCCGCGCCGCCCTGGCCTTCGCCTGGGCCGCCGCGCTCGTCCTCGCCGTCGGCGACGCCGTCCCCACCACCGCCTCCGACCTGCCCACCGCGGCCGCCACGCTCCTCTCGACCTATCCCCTCATCGACGCCGTCGCCTCCGCGCTGAGCCCGGGCCGCGTTGCGCACATCAACGCCGCGGTCAGCCTCGCCGCCGCGGTCGCCGTCGGTCTGGCCGCCTTCGGGTCTGACGCCGGCGCGACGCTCGCCGCCTTCGGCGCCTGGGCCGCCGTCAGCGGCGCCCTCCAGCTCACCGTCGCGCTGCACCGCCGTGCGCGGGGCCGCCAGCTGCCGCTCGTGGTCAGCGGCGCGCTGTCCACCGTCGCCGGCCTGAGCTTCGTGGCCGCCGCAGGGGAGGACGACGCCCACCTCGCCATGCTCGCCGGCTACATGACCTTCGGCGCCGTGCTGTTCCTGGTGTGGGCGGCGCGCGCCCGGACGGCGGGCTAGATGTAGTACATCGCCGCGCCCGCGGCCTGGCGCTCGGCCTCGACGACGTCGGCGATCGTCTTGGACGCCAGGACGTTCGAGGCGGCCTGGGCCGCGTCGGCGAAGACGCCCTCGGCGCCGGTGCCCAGCGGGCCGTCGAGGAGCTCGACGACCTCGAGGACGGTGACCGAGGAGGGCTCGCGGGCGAAGGCGTAGCCGCCCTTGACGCCGCGCTGGGAGCGCAGGATGCCGGCGCGGCGCAGGACCGCGAAGAGGCCCTCGAGGACCTGGACCGGGATGTCGCGGCGCTTGGCGAGCTCGCCGATGGGCACGGGGCCGTCGCCGCCCGTCCGTGCGAGCTCGGCGAGGGCCTTGAGGGCGTAGGGCGACTTGGTCGTGATGGAGAGCACCGCGCGGTCGACTCTACGCGACGGCGCGGCGCGGACTGAGGTGGGACCGCTCAGACATCACCTGGGTGCTCGAACGGTCACACCTCGGCGGCGGCGCGCCCCGGGCGCCCGACCAGGCAGGATGCGCCGCTCGTGGTGGCCCTCGTCTCCCGCTTCGCCCCGCCCCTGGCGCTGATGGGGCTGATCTTCTACCTCAGCGACCAGCCCGACCTCAGCAGCGGGCTGGGCGACTGGGACCTGCTGCTGCGCAAGGGCGCCCACATGACGGAGTACGCGCTGCTATGGCTGCTGTGGCTGCGGGCCCTGGGGTGGCGGGCGCCAGTGGCCGCGGCGGTGGTCGCCATCGCGTACGCGGCGACCGACGAGCTGCACCAGTCGACGGTCGAGGGCCGCCACGGGACGCCGGTCGACGTCCTCATCGACGCGGTCGGTGTGGCGCTCGGGTGGCTGGCGTTCCGCCTCCGGCCGGCCGTCCTGCGGCGCCGGCGACCGCGGTCGACGTCCGCGGCCTAGGCGCCGCGGGCGATCGCGGCGTCCATCGCCGCGAGCGGGGACTCGACGACCTTGCCGTGGCCGGGCGCGAGCCGCGCGGGTTCCAACTCGCGCAGCCGGCGAGCGCTCTCCAGGGCGGTCGGGCGGTGCCAGGAGGCGAGCGCCGGGAGCGGGAAGCGCGGGTTGGCCTTGGCGCTCGTCGCGACACCGCCGAGCGTCGAGAAGGCGTCGCCGCAGTAGAGCGTCCCGTCGCGCGGGTCCAGCAGGGCGATGTGGCCGGGCGTGTGGCCCGGCGACGCGACGACCTGCAGCGAGCCGACCGTGTCACCGTCCTCGACGAGCGTCGTCGGCCGGGTCTTCGTGCCCGGGACGCTGCCGCCGACCTTCGTGCCCGGCTCCCCCGGCTCCAGCGCCTTCGAGCCCTCGAGGAGCTTCGCGTCCCGGCGCGAGACGACCACCTCGACGCCCGGCAGGGCCGCCGCCAGCTCGTCGAGCGCGCCGACGTGGTCGCCGTGGCCGTGGGTCAGGAGGATGCGCGCGACCGGACGGCCGATCTCCTCGACCGCCGCCATGATCCGCCGCCCGGAGCGCGGCAGCATCGTGTCGACGATCGTCAGCCCCTTGGGCTCGTCCACGAAGAAGCAGTTGACGATCCCGAAGCGCGTGACGCGCTCGACGGACGGGGCGGGCGTGGCGCTCATGGCGCCACACCCTCTCACCCCTGCGGCACGAACCGCACCCGCACGTCGCGGAGCTGGCGAGCGAGGACCTTGCCGTTCGCGTCGAGCAGGACGAGGCGGTAGCGGGCGATGGGCACCTCGCCGAGCGACAGCACCTCTGGCGTCGCCTGGCCCCGGCGGACGCGCACGGTGCGACGCAGCAGCTGCTCGCCGCGGTCGGGCCCTTCGCGGGCCAGCAGCGCCACCCGCACACGACCCGTCGAGCACGCCCGCACGACGACGCCGAGGGGGTCGCCGCGGCCCACACGGGTGGGCGACGCGATGCCGGCGCGGCACCGGCCAGCCGGGTTCCTGGCGAGCAGCCGGCCGTCGACCGCCAGGAGGCTGATCGCCACGGCCCTCGTCACGCCGGACCCGTTGGTGAGCGTCAGCGTCCCGCGCAGCTCCAGCCGGCGCAGCGCGCGCAGGCGCGTGCGTCCCGCCGCGGTCAGCGGGACGGTGACGGTCGCGTTGCGCGCGCCGGCGGTCGTGCACGCGTACGCACCGGCGGGCGTGGCGGCCAGCACCGTGCCGTCCTCGCCGGCCAGCCGGAGGACGGCGCCCGCGGTCTGCGTCGCCGTCGCCATCGTGAGCCGGACGCGGCGGCCGTCGACCGCCAGCGCGGGGACCGCGACGGTCGCGAACGGCGCCTCCGCCGCGCGGGTGGGCCCGTCCGGCCCGCAGCCGCTGCCGACGGCCGCCGCCGCGACGGACGGAGCCACCCCGAGCAGGGCGGCCGCGAGGAGGACGCTCAGCGACGCACGCACGCCATGGAGCATGACGGTCCCGCGTGGCGCGCGGGACCGTCTTCGGCCTAGAGCCAGCCGCGCTCGGTGGCGATGAGGACGGCCTGGGCGCGGTCGACCGCGCCGAGCTTGCCGTAGATGTTGTGCAGGTGGGTGCGCACCGTGGAGGTGCTGAGCGACAGCTCGAGCGCGATCTGCTTGTAGACCTTGCCCTCGGCCAGGCGCTTGAGCACCTCGACCTCGCGGCCCGACAGCGGGCACGGGTCGACCTGGCGGGTGCGACCGCCGGTCGGGTACGGCAGGTCGTACATGACCTTGCGCAGCTCGCTCGGCCCGAGGCCGATGACGCGGGCGACCTTCAGCAGCTCGGTCGGCGAGACCTGCTGGCCCTGGGCGTAGTGGGCGAGCATGTCGGCGAGGCGGACGAACGCGGCCTCCTCGGTCGCGTCGTCGGCGTGGTGGCGCTCGATGACCGACGCGACGGCCTTCGGGAGGCCCCAGCGGCGGGCGAGGACGCCGCCGACCAGCGCGTGGTCGACGCCGAGCTCCCGGCGCTCGCGGTGGATGCGCTCCTCGGGCGTGCGGGCGTCGCGGTGGACCTGGGCGGGGTAGCCCGGGTACGCGTGCATCAGCACGAGCTTGCCGATGTCGTGCAGGAGCGCGGTGACCATGAGGCGGTCGCGCTCGCCGTAGTCGACCTCCTGCGCGAGGCGCTCGGCCGCGCGCTGGGTGGCGACGCCGTGGAGGCGGAAGCGCTCGGGCGCGGCGTCCCAGACGGAGGAGCGCTCGAAGAAGTCGAAGGTCTTGGCGCGGGTCGCCAGGGCGCTGACGGCCTCCGGCGAGAGCAGCTCGACGGCCTGGACGACGGACTCGACCTTGCCGCGGGTGCGCCCCTCGACCTGGTTGCCCAGGCGCAGGACGCTGATGACCAGGGCGACGTCGGACTCGACGGCCGCGACCACGTCGCTGGCCGAGATCCGCTCGGCCTGGACGACCTGCAGCAGGCGGTTGCGGGACTCGGCGAGGGCGGGGAACGCCTCGAGCGCCTCGAACGCCGCGGTCAGACGACGGCCGTGGCCCTCGTTGTGACGGCGCTGGGCGTCCTCCTGGGTGGCGTCCGGGACGGCAGGCACGGCGGCAGTGGCGGCGAGAGGAGTCATGGAGGGGGCAGACGTTCCTGTTCGGGTGGGGCGGGACCGGGGTGGTCAGGTCCCCGTCCACCAGGGTGATCGGCAGGAGTGGACGTCTGGTTGAGTGCGCCCCCGAACCACCGTGCTCCGTGTCGCACTTCGGCCCCCCACGGGGCCTCCGTCGGCCCGCGACGCCGGGCTAGCTGAGCGCGGCGTCGATGCGCCGCAGCGTCTCGTCGCGGCCCAGGACGGCCGCCGACTCGAAGATGCCCGGCGAGATCGTCGTCCCTGCCAGCGCCACGCGCACCGGCTGGAAGACGTCCTTGGGCTTGGCGCCGCGCGCCTCGACGACGCCTCGCAGCGCCCGCTCCACGTGCTCGACGTCGAACGGGTCCGCGCCCGACAGCGCCTCGCGGGCCGCTGCCAGCGCCTCCTTGCCCCCGTCGGCCAGCCACTTCTCGCGGGCCTTCGGGTCGTCGGACGGCCCGTCGAACAGGAAGCCGGCCAGCGGCCAGAAGTCCTCGAGCGTCTGGATCTTCTCGGCGGAGATCTCGACCGCGGCGCGCAGGCCGGTGCGCCCGGTGTGGGCCTCGAGGCGCTCCGTGAGCTCGTCGAGCGGCAGCGCGCGCACGTAGCGCCCGTTCATCCAGCGCAGCTTCTGCTCGTCGAAGCGCGCCGGGTTCTTCTGCACGCGCGTGATGTCGAAGCGCTCGACGAGCTCGTCGGTGCTGATGAGCGTCTCGTCGTCCGGGTCGCCCCAGCCGAGCAGCGCGAGGTAGTTGCGCACCGCCTCGGGCAGGAAGCCGGCGTCGCGCAGCTCCTGGACCGACGCGGCGCCGTGGCGCTTGGAGAGCTTCTTGCCGTCGGGGCCGTGGAGCAGCGGCAGGTGCGCGAAGACCGGCGGCTCGGCGCCCATCGCCTGGTAGACGACGAGTTGCTTGGGCGTGTTGGAGAGGTGGTCCTCCCCGCGCACGACGTGGGTGATCTGCGCGTCGTGGTCGTCGACGGCGACCGCGAAGTTGTAGAGCGCGGTGTCGTCGGCGCGGGCGATCACCGGGTCGTCGAGGTGGCGGCTGTGGAAGGTGGTGTCGCCGCGGATGACGTCGTGCACGACGAGCTCGGCGTCGTCGGGGACGCGCAGGCGCACGGCACCCTCGGCCTCCGCCTCCCCACGGAAGCCGCGGTCGGCTCCATGCTCGGCCTTGAACGCCTTGACGTCGGCGGCGGTCGCGCTCGAGCGGTAGGCCAGGCCCCGGTCGAGGAGGTCCTGCAGGACCTCCTGGTGGCGTGGCGCGCGCTCGACCTGCGAGATCGGGCCCTCGTCGAAGTCGAGCTCGAGCCAGCGCAGGGCGTCGAGGATCTGCTCGACGTTCGCGGGCGTGGAGCGCTCGCGGTCGGTGTCCTCGATGCGCAGCACGAACGTCCCGCCCTGGCCGCGGGCCATCAGCCAGTTGTAGAGGGCGGTGCGAGCGCCCCCGATGTGCAGGGCGCCGGTGGGCGACGGGGCGAAGCGGACGCGCATCGGCTAGGACTCTAGGCACATGCTCATCGGCGCCCACGTCTCCCCTGCCGGCGGTCCCGCGAAGGCCGTCGAGCGCGGCGCCGAGCGCGGCGCGCAGGCCATCCAGATCTTCAACCAGAACCCGCGGGCATGGAAGCCGACGGTCTACGACGACGCCAAGCTCGAGGCCTACCACCGGGCGATGGAGGACTCGCCGGTCAAGGCGCTGGTCATCCACGCGGTCTACCTCCTCAACGCCGCCTCCGAGGACGAGGAGATCCGCGCGAAGACCCTCACCTCGCTCATCGCCTCGCTCGAGGCCGGACAGGCGCTGGGCGCCCGCGGCGTCGTCCTGCACCCGGGCAGCGCACTCGGCGGCGAGGTCGGCCCGGCCATCGAGCGGGCGGGGAAGACCATCGAGGAGGCCCTCGACGCGACGGAGGGCTGCAAGCTCCTGCTCGAGGACACCGCCGGGGCCGGCGGCACGCTGGGTCGCTCGTTCGAGGAGCTGGCGGCGCTGCTCGAGGCGTCAGGCGGTGGCGAGCGCCTCGGCGTCTGCCTGGACTCCTGCCACCTGCTGGCCTCGGGCTACGACGTCCGCGACGACGAGCGCCTCACGGCGGTCCTCGACGACTTCGACCGCATCATCGGCATGGACCGCCTGGGCTGCCTGCACCTCAACGACTCGCAGACCCCGCTGGGCTCCAACCGCGACCGCCACGCCAACGTCGGCGAGGGCGAGCTCGGCGAGCTGGGCTGCAGCGCCTTCCTGAGCGAGCCGCGCTTCCAGGACCTCCCCGTGCTGCTCGAGACGCAGGGGCCGGACAAGCAAGGCCCGAGCCCCGAGGAGCTGCAGCTCTGCCACCGCCTGCGCGAGGAGGGCATCAGGCGCCGCGGAGGGTGAAAGGTGCCAGGCACCTTTCAGACGTGGAAGGTGCCTGGCACCTTTCAGACGTCGCGGACCCAGCGCCCGATGTCGTCGTCCAGGCGGTAGCCGGCGGCGGTCCAGAGGGCGGCGGCCTGGGGGTCGTCACGGCCGACCAGCGCCGAGACGTGCGGGGTGCCGAGCTGGCGCAGGCGCTCCTCGCCGGCACGGACGAGGGCGCTGCCCACGCCGGGGCGCCGGTGGGCGCCGACCACGGCGAGGCGGTGCAGCTGGCCGCGCCAGCCGTCCCAGCCGGCGATGACCACGCCGACGACGTCGCCGGCGTCCTCGGCCACGATGAGCGCGCCGGGCGCGTCGCGCAGCAGGCGCACGACGACCTCCTCGGTGTCGGCCGTGCGCGCGTGCGGGCTGCGGCCCTCGCGCCACACGGCCAGGACGGCGTCGACGTCGTCCGGCTCGGCCGGGCGGACGGTCAGCTCGGCGACCGCCACGGCTAGGCGGCCGGCACCGCCGGCGGGGCGGCCAGCGCCGCCGGCCCGAGGATCCGCTGCAGCTCGGCGCGCAGCGACATCGTCGGCGCGACCCGGTACTCCGGGCCGAAGCGCAGCACGCGCGGCCCCGCGGACGTCGCGACGAGCAGCTCGACCTGCGCCTCGCCGGGGAAGTTGCCCAGGACGTGCTTGAGGTCGTCGATGATCGACGCCGGCAGCGCGGTCGCGTCGAGCGCCAGGCGCAGCGGCTCGGGCCCGAGCGCGGCCTTGGCCGCCTTCTCGCGGGCCTGCTCCACGTCCTCCACCGACGGCTCGAACCGCTCGACCGTCTTGACCTTCACGCAGGTCCCGCGGTCGCCGTGGTCGAGCTGCCCGCGCACGAGGACGATCGAGTCGACCGCGAGCTCGCGCTCGTACTCGAGGATCTGGTCCTCGAAGACCAGCAGGTCGACCTCCGCCTCGAGGTCGCCGAGCGTCGCGAACATCATGGTCTTGCCCGCGCGCGTCTTGAGCTTGCGCGCGGAGGTGATGATCCCGCCGACGGTGAGCCAGTCGCCGTCCTTGACCGACGACAGCTCCGAGAGCTTGCTGTCGACCGTCTCGAACAGCGCCTCGCGCACCTCCTTGAGCGGGTGCGTGGAGAGGAAGAGGCCGATCGCCTCCTTCTCGTTGGCCAGCAGCTCGTGCTGCTCGAACTCCTCCTCGGGGATCGGCGGGTGCGTCGGGCCGCCGAACGGGCTGGCGGTGCCAGCGCCTCCCGAGCCGGCGTCGTCGCCGCCGAAGAGGTCGAAGATCGAGCCCTGGCCGAGCTCCTTGTCCTGCTGGGCCTTCTGGCCCGCGGACTGGGCCTGCTCGAGCACCTGGAGCATGCCCTTGCGCGACGCGCCGGTGGAGCCGAAGGCCCCGCACTTGATGAGCGCCTCGATCGACTTGCGGTTGACCGCGCGGGGGTCGACGCGCTCGCAGAAGTCCCACAGCGAGGTGAAGGGGCCGCCCTCCTCGCGGGCGGCCTTGATCGCCTCGACCGCCGCGTAGCCCACGCCCTTGACCGCGTCGAGCCCGAAGCGGATGTTGCCGTCGACGACGACGAACTCGTGGTCGGAGAGGTTGACGTCCGGGGGCAGGATCTCGATGCCCATGTCCTCGCAGCGCGCGACGAAGAACGGCACCTTGTCCTTCGTCGACATCACCGACGAGATGAGCGCCGCCATGTACTCGGCGCAGTAGTTCGCCTTCAACCAGGCCGTGCGGTACGAGATCAGCGCGTAGCACGCGGCGTGGGACTTGTTGAACGAGTAGTCCGCGGACTTCTCGTTGGTCTCCCAGAGCCAGTCGATCACCGACGACGCCACGCCGTTGGCCGCGCAGCCCTTGCGGAACTCAGGCTCGAGCTTGGCCATCTGGTCGCGCTTCTTCTTGCCGATGGCCTTGCGCAGGTCGTCGGCCTGCGCGCCGGAGAACCCGGCGAGGGCCTTCGAGATCTGCATGGCCTGCTCCTGGTACAGGATGACCCCGTACGTCGGTCCGATGATCGGCTCGAGGCGGTCGTCCGGGATGGAGACCGCGTCGGGGTTGCGCTTGCCCCGGGCGTACGTCGGGATCTGGTCCATGGCGCCCGGCCGGTAGAGCGCGACGAGCGCGACGAGGTCGTCGAACTCCGTCGGCTTGACCTTGCGCAGGGCCTCCTGCATGCCCTCGGACTCGAACTGGAACACGCCGACCGAGTCGCCCTCGGCCAGCATCGCGTAGGTGCGCTCGTCGTCGAGCGGCAGGCGCGCCATGTCGGGGCGCTCGCCCGTCGAGCGCTCGATGATGTCCAGCGCGTCCTCGATGACGTCGAGGTTGCGCAGGCCGAGGAAGTCCATCTTCAGCAGGCCGAGGTCCTCGACGGGCTTCATCGAGAACTGCGTGACCTGCTTGAAGATCGGGTTGCCGCTCTCGTCGACCTCGTTGGCCTTCGCGAGCTGCAGCGGCACGACGTCGGTGAGCGGCATGCCCGCGATGACGACCGCCGCCGCGTGGATCGAGTTGTTGCGGACGATGCCCTCGAGGCCCTTGGCGACGTCGATGATCTGCTTGGCGACCGGGTCCTCGTCGTACTCCTTGCGCAGCGGCTCGCCCGGCTGCAGGCAGTCGTCGAAGCTCGGCGACCGACCCATGATCGGGTCCGGGATGAGCTTCGAGAGGCGGTCGCCGATGGCGTGCGGGTGGTCGAGCACGCGCGCCGCGTCCTTCGTCGCCGCGCGCGGGAACGCGCGGCCGAAGGTGATGATCTGCGCGACCGACTCGCGGCCGTACTTCTCGACGACGTACTTCATGACGCGCTCGCGGCCGCGGACCGAGAAGTCGATGTCGATGTCCGGCATGGACACGCGCTCGGGGTTGAGGAAGCGCTCGAAGAGCAGGTCGTAGCGCAGCGGGTCGACGTCCGTGATCCGCAGGCAGTAGG
The DNA window shown above is from Conexibacter sp. SYSU D00693 and carries:
- a CDS encoding MBL fold metallo-hydrolase — protein: MSATPAPSVERVTRFGIVNCFFVDEPKGLTIVDTMLPRSGRRIMAAVEEIGRPVARILLTHGHGDHVGALDELAAALPGVEVVVSRRDAKLLEGSKALEPGEPGTKVGGSVPGTKTRPTTLVEDGDTVGSLQVVASPGHTPGHIALLDPRDGTLYCGDAFSTLGGVATSAKANPRFPLPALASWHRPTALESARRLRELEPARLAPGHGKVVESPLAAMDAAIARGA
- a CDS encoding Rrf2 family transcriptional regulator; this encodes MLSITTKSPYALKALAELARTGGDGPVPIGELAKRRDIPVQVLEGLFAVLRRAGILRSQRGVKGGYAFAREPSSVTVLEVVELLDGPLGTGAEGVFADAAQAASNVLASKTIADVVEAERQAAGAAMYYI
- a CDS encoding deoxyribonuclease IV, giving the protein MLIGAHVSPAGGPAKAVERGAERGAQAIQIFNQNPRAWKPTVYDDAKLEAYHRAMEDSPVKALVIHAVYLLNAASEDEEIRAKTLTSLIASLEAGQALGARGVVLHPGSALGGEVGPAIERAGKTIEEALDATEGCKLLLEDTAGAGGTLGRSFEELAALLEASGGGERLGVCLDSCHLLASGYDVRDDERLTAVLDDFDRIIGMDRLGCLHLNDSQTPLGSNRDRHANVGEGELGELGCSAFLSEPRFQDLPVLLETQGPDKQGPSPEELQLCHRLREEGIRRRGG
- a CDS encoding TetR/AcrR family transcriptional regulator, which translates into the protein MPAAAQPRPRRSEARERLLATASELFYGEGITSVGVDRIVAASKVTLATFYRHFPSKQDLVVAYLRGVHDAVVGQATASTEGLAGAELVRAIGRDVSAQLARPGFRGCAFINAASEFEDADSPVRQVVAEHRRWYYELVRSGFAQAGHALPGNAARHFLMLRDGAMTAGYLEGPVVAKRTFKRGVEGLLRSIDLEPAAPHEDVED
- a CDS encoding VanZ family protein, which encodes MALVSRFAPPLALMGLIFYLSDQPDLSSGLGDWDLLLRKGAHMTEYALLWLLWLRALGWRAPVAAAVVAIAYAATDELHQSTVEGRHGTPVDVLIDAVGVALGWLAFRLRPAVLRRRRPRSTSAA
- the gltX gene encoding glutamate--tRNA ligase; translated protein: MRVRFAPSPTGALHIGGARTALYNWLMARGQGGTFVLRIEDTDRERSTPANVEQILDALRWLELDFDEGPISQVERAPRHQEVLQDLLDRGLAYRSSATAADVKAFKAEHGADRGFRGEAEAEGAVRLRVPDDAELVVHDVIRGDTTFHSRHLDDPVIARADDTALYNFAVAVDDHDAQITHVVRGEDHLSNTPKQLVVYQAMGAEPPVFAHLPLLHGPDGKKLSKRHGAASVQELRDAGFLPEAVRNYLALLGWGDPDDETLISTDELVERFDITRVQKNPARFDEQKLRWMNGRYVRALPLDELTERLEAHTGRTGLRAAVEISAEKIQTLEDFWPLAGFLFDGPSDDPKAREKWLADGGKEALAAAREALSGADPFDVEHVERALRGVVEARGAKPKDVFQPVRVALAGTTISPGIFESAAVLGRDETLRRIDAALS
- a CDS encoding GNAT family N-acetyltransferase — its product is MAVAELTVRPAEPDDVDAVLAVWREGRSPHARTADTEEVVVRLLRDAPGALIVAEDAGDVVGVVIAGWDGWRGQLHRLAVVGAHRRPGVGSALVRAGEERLRQLGTPHVSALVGRDDPQAAALWTAAGYRLDDDIGRWVRDV
- the dnaE gene encoding DNA polymerase III subunit alpha, with the protein product MTASPCAHLHVHSEYSLLDGACNIKALAKRAAEFGQPALGLTDHGVMNGAVELYSACKDQGIKPLLGCEVYLVDDHTVREGKQERNHLTLLAATDEGYRNLVKLSSSGYLEGYHRGKPGLDMGQLAAHSSGIIALTGCLASRFCQRLIDDRPDEARAHADDLLQVFGADDVYFEVQKNGLADQEKANEGIVRIARELGRPLVGTGDVHYLRKEDYHHHTALLCVQTKSTLQAPKMTFETNEFFLRSNEEMAQAFAQWPEALASTLEIAERCDVEIELGKQLIPRFLPDGEDERAYLRARVEQGLRDRYGDPPPAEAIERMEYELGVIDRMGFNAYFLIVWDFVKWAKDNGVAVGPGRGSAAGSLVAYCLRITDVDPLRYDLLFERFLNPERVSMPDIDIDFSVRGRERVMKYVVEKYGRESVAQIITFGRAFPRAATKDAARVLDHPHAIGDRLSKLIPDPIMGRSPSFDDCLQPGEPLRKEYDEDPVAKQIIDVAKGLEGIVRNNSIHAAAVVIAGMPLTDVVPLQLAKANEVDESGNPIFKQVTQFSMKPVEDLGLLKMDFLGLRNLDVIEDALDIIERSTGERPDMARLPLDDERTYAMLAEGDSVGVFQFESEGMQEALRKVKPTEFDDLVALVALYRPGAMDQIPTYARGKRNPDAVSIPDDRLEPIIGPTYGVILYQEQAMQISKALAGFSGAQADDLRKAIGKKKRDQMAKLEPEFRKGCAANGVASSVIDWLWETNEKSADYSFNKSHAACYALISYRTAWLKANYCAEYMAALISSVMSTKDKVPFFVARCEDMGIEILPPDVNLSDHEFVVVDGNIRFGLDAVKGVGYAAVEAIKAAREEGGPFTSLWDFCERVDPRAVNRKSIEALIKCGAFGSTGASRKGMLQVLEQAQSAGQKAQQDKELGQGSIFDLFGGDDAGSGGAGTASPFGGPTHPPIPEEEFEQHELLANEKEAIGLFLSTHPLKEVREALFETVDSKLSELSSVKDGDWLTVGGIITSARKLKTRAGKTMMFATLGDLEAEVDLLVFEDQILEYERELAVDSIVLVRGQLDHGDRGTCVKVKTVERFEPSVEDVEQAREKAAKAALGPEPLRLALDATALPASIIDDLKHVLGNFPGEAQVELLVATSAGPRVLRFGPEYRVAPTMSLRAELQRILGPAALAAPPAVPAA
- a CDS encoding HDOD domain-containing protein, which translates into the protein MPAVPDATQEDAQRRHNEGHGRRLTAAFEALEAFPALAESRNRLLQVVQAERISASDVVAAVESDVALVISVLRLGNQVEGRTRGKVESVVQAVELLSPEAVSALATRAKTFDFFERSSVWDAAPERFRLHGVATQRAAERLAQEVDYGERDRLMVTALLHDIGKLVLMHAYPGYPAQVHRDARTPEERIHRERRELGVDHALVGGVLARRWGLPKAVASVIERHHADDATEEAAFVRLADMLAHYAQGQQVSPTELLKVARVIGLGPSELRKVMYDLPYPTGGRTRQVDPCPLSGREVEVLKRLAEGKVYKQIALELSLSTSTVRTHLHNIYGKLGAVDRAQAVLIATERGWL